From Solidesulfovibrio carbinoliphilus subsp. oakridgensis, the proteins below share one genomic window:
- a CDS encoding EipA family protein — protein MKRLVAFALAGWCVLAANGPAKAQGLKERSLSDTPAAPAPAPAPAPGTAPGPAQAMQYSPAAAAASQPGAATVSPAPVPAQPAYESAPPPPAGGTAGSAQPYGAQPSPAATPPTYQQGTPAASPPSGTPPYQPPAYQPGGTPPPPQGATPPPGAGGTPINGQTAVTPPPPPPPPPPSREATYNRDEVNREVMGFFESGSRGLAQMVARSFHDLGQPTGFIKGNEAGGALIVGLRYGTGTLNIKGRPPVAVYWQSPSLGFDLGVNAVKVFTLVYGTTNPNEIFQRFPAVDGSAYVIGGFGMNYQRSGDITLAPIRFGVGLRLGANIGYQHYTRTQEINPF, from the coding sequence ATGAAACGCCTCGTCGCTTTCGCCCTGGCCGGATGGTGCGTCCTCGCCGCCAACGGGCCGGCCAAGGCCCAGGGCCTCAAGGAGCGGTCCCTGTCGGATACCCCGGCCGCGCCGGCTCCTGCCCCAGCCCCGGCTCCGGGGACCGCCCCGGGTCCTGCCCAGGCCATGCAATACTCGCCGGCCGCGGCGGCCGCGTCCCAGCCGGGAGCCGCCACCGTGTCCCCGGCCCCGGTTCCGGCCCAGCCGGCCTACGAGTCCGCGCCGCCTCCGCCGGCCGGCGGCACGGCCGGAAGCGCCCAGCCCTATGGCGCACAGCCCTCGCCGGCCGCCACCCCGCCGACCTATCAGCAAGGCACCCCTGCGGCCTCTCCGCCAAGCGGTACGCCGCCCTACCAGCCGCCGGCCTACCAGCCAGGCGGCACACCGCCGCCCCCGCAAGGCGCCACCCCGCCTCCGGGCGCCGGCGGCACGCCGATCAACGGCCAGACGGCCGTGACCCCGCCGCCCCCCCCGCCTCCGCCGCCGCCAAGCCGGGAGGCGACCTACAACCGCGATGAGGTCAACCGGGAGGTGATGGGATTTTTCGAGAGCGGATCGCGGGGTCTGGCCCAGATGGTGGCCCGGTCGTTTCACGACCTCGGCCAGCCCACCGGGTTCATCAAGGGCAACGAGGCCGGCGGGGCCCTGATAGTCGGCCTGCGCTACGGCACGGGCACCCTCAACATCAAGGGCCGTCCGCCCGTGGCCGTGTACTGGCAAAGCCCGTCGCTCGGGTTCGACCTCGGCGTCAACGCGGTCAAGGTCTTCACCCTGGTCTACGGCACCACCAACCCCAACGAGATCTTCCAGCGGTTCCCGGCCGTGGACGGCAGCGCCTACGTTATCGGCGGCTTCGGCATGAACTACCAGCGCTCGGGCGACATCACCCTGGCCCCCATCCGCTTCGGCGTCGGCCTGCGCCTCGGGGCCAACATCGGCTACCAGCACTACACCCGCACCCAGGAAATCAACCCGTTTTAA
- a CDS encoding SGNH/GDSL hydrolase family protein, with translation MKRFFGWAVKAAKWGILAVLLLEVVSFAVITTTNWIIYGNLREGPKAVYDPYALFLMENGVWPTANSATVDYHPELSKVVWFFGGSTMRASTAPYEQSIPSLLAKELNASGQPYAFNCFNFGVNSFNSLLEVKYLEKQFIEFPIRPDLVVFYDGANDANYFAVQKTPYAHEGRERVQGVIESYYKTGYGLLKPLNAAVFASFTRELLEKLLYTAKPLDPASPELAAFVDLAVKRYDFADRLCAAYGAKFVLFLQPLYWVETCPVADAATADSEKANILGRKTFPNVRENFQTVYAALEKALDGKPYSVNLRNALCGRTSPAYSADGVHNTDAGRQGIAAAMLPTLRARLSLNPVPTDGGQP, from the coding sequence GTGAAACGGTTTTTCGGCTGGGCCGTCAAGGCGGCCAAGTGGGGGATTCTCGCCGTCCTGCTCCTGGAAGTGGTTTCGTTCGCCGTCATCACCACCACCAACTGGATCATCTACGGCAACCTGCGCGAGGGCCCCAAGGCCGTCTACGACCCGTACGCGCTCTTTCTCATGGAAAACGGCGTGTGGCCCACGGCCAACAGCGCCACCGTGGACTACCACCCGGAGCTGTCCAAGGTGGTCTGGTTTTTCGGCGGCTCCACCATGCGGGCCAGCACCGCGCCCTACGAGCAGTCGATTCCAAGCCTGCTCGCCAAGGAGCTCAACGCCTCGGGCCAGCCGTACGCGTTTAACTGCTTCAACTTCGGCGTCAATTCCTTCAACTCCCTGCTCGAGGTCAAGTACCTGGAAAAGCAGTTCATCGAATTTCCGATCCGGCCCGATCTGGTGGTCTTCTACGACGGGGCCAACGACGCCAACTACTTCGCGGTCCAGAAGACGCCCTATGCCCACGAAGGCCGGGAACGGGTCCAGGGCGTGATCGAAAGCTACTACAAGACCGGCTACGGCCTCCTCAAACCCCTAAACGCCGCCGTCTTCGCCTCGTTCACCCGGGAGCTCCTGGAAAAGCTGCTCTACACGGCCAAGCCCCTGGACCCGGCTTCGCCGGAGCTGGCCGCCTTCGTGGATCTGGCCGTCAAGCGCTACGACTTCGCGGATCGTCTCTGCGCCGCCTACGGGGCCAAATTTGTGCTCTTTCTGCAGCCGCTCTACTGGGTCGAGACGTGCCCGGTCGCGGACGCGGCCACGGCGGACAGCGAAAAGGCGAACATCCTCGGCCGCAAGACCTTTCCCAACGTGCGCGAGAACTTCCAGACCGTCTACGCCGCCCTGGAGAAGGCCCTGGACGGCAAACCCTACTCCGTCAACCTGCGAAACGCCCTGTGCGGGCGCACGTCCCCGGCCTACAGCGCCGACGGCGTGCACAACACCGACGCCGGGCGCCAGGGCATCGCGGCGGCCATGCTGCCGACCCTGCGCGCCAGGCTCTCCCTCAACCCCGTCCCGACCGATGGAGGTCAACCATGA